From one Streptococcus oralis genomic stretch:
- a CDS encoding gamma-glutamylcysteine synthetase, producing MSRSVELLKKRYLKNIKENPDLFIGIELEYPIVNLEGKATDGEVVKNLFRYLPSVLGFTIEKVDDFGNPIQLLDPVSQDTILFEVAYTTIEFAFGKAESIQEVEERFNFYMATIQNKLGEANHAIVGCGIHPNWDKNENCSVSYPRYQMLMAYLNLSRNVTKSDLHHFPEYGAFICGSQVQLDVSSSNYLRVINAFTQIEAAKAYLFANSEFSGADWDTKISRDIFWEESMHGIYPENVGVNTRLFKDEDDFFDYLNHSAIFTAERDGQTYYFYPIQARDYLATPEIQAFTLNGDEVLIHPQEEDFQTHRSYQYQDLTTRGTVEFRSVCTQPLDRTFASAAFHLGLLVHLDKLEAYLQSAPFFTTFGRDYKSLRRQFSKKMLTVEEETAIVEFSKGLLLLAEEGLEKRGKQEMSYLQPLKEELSL from the coding sequence ATGTCTCGGTCTGTTGAATTACTAAAGAAACGTTACTTAAAGAATATAAAAGAGAACCCTGATTTATTTATTGGTATTGAGTTAGAATATCCTATTGTAAATTTAGAGGGTAAAGCTACAGATGGTGAAGTTGTTAAGAATCTCTTTCGGTATTTACCATCAGTACTGGGTTTTACTATCGAAAAAGTGGATGATTTTGGGAATCCAATTCAGTTGCTTGATCCAGTCAGTCAAGATACAATCTTATTCGAGGTTGCTTATACTACAATTGAGTTTGCATTCGGAAAGGCCGAATCTATCCAAGAGGTAGAAGAACGCTTTAACTTCTATATGGCTACGATTCAGAATAAGTTGGGCGAAGCTAATCATGCTATTGTTGGTTGTGGTATTCATCCCAACTGGGATAAAAATGAGAATTGTTCAGTGTCTTATCCCCGCTATCAGATGTTGATGGCTTATCTGAATTTGAGTAGAAATGTAACTAAATCAGATTTACATCATTTCCCTGAGTATGGTGCCTTTATCTGTGGAAGTCAGGTTCAACTAGACGTTTCAAGTTCCAACTACCTGCGTGTTATCAATGCTTTTACGCAAATTGAAGCTGCTAAAGCTTATTTGTTTGCAAACTCTGAGTTTTCTGGTGCGGATTGGGATACCAAAATTTCGAGAGATATTTTTTGGGAAGAATCCATGCATGGTATCTATCCAGAGAATGTTGGTGTCAATACTAGACTATTTAAAGATGAGGATGATTTTTTTGACTATTTAAATCATTCTGCGATTTTTACTGCGGAGCGTGATGGGCAGACCTATTATTTTTATCCGATTCAGGCTAGGGACTATTTGGCTACACCTGAAATCCAAGCATTTACCCTTAATGGGGATGAGGTGTTAATTCATCCTCAGGAGGAAGATTTCCAAACTCATCGTAGTTACCAGTACCAAGACTTAACGACTCGAGGGACAGTTGAGTTTCGTAGTGTGTGTACTCAGCCGCTTGATAGGACTTTTGCTTCTGCTGCTTTTCACTTGGGCTTGTTGGTTCATTTAGACAAGCTTGAAGCTTACTTGCAATCTGCACCATTTTTTACCACATTTGGTCGTGATTATAAGTCATTGAGGCGACAATTTTCTAAGAAAATGCTCACAGTTGAGGAAGAAACTGCGATTGTCGAGTTTTCAAAAGGCTTACTCCTTCTAGCTGAGGAAGGTCTGGAGAAGAGAGGTAAGCAAGAAATGAGCTATTTACAGCCTTTGAAAGAAGAATTGAGCCTATAA
- a CDS encoding helix-turn-helix transcriptional regulator has translation MYTEDYKFSERLKTLRKSKKLTQVQISELIGVQQGTYSRWENGTLEPGLEFVVKLANIFGTTTDYLLGQKPYSIISSLPLEQLDLTNIANFSKDEFDILKHSIAVSVARNKIKATELKDRVIEKNQLSEKDAELLNKIFEEVKTYWEN, from the coding sequence ATGTATACAGAGGATTATAAATTTTCAGAGAGGTTAAAAACTCTCAGAAAATCAAAAAAGTTAACTCAAGTACAAATATCGGAATTAATTGGAGTTCAACAAGGGACATATTCTCGGTGGGAGAATGGAACGTTAGAACCAGGATTAGAATTCGTTGTGAAATTAGCAAATATCTTTGGGACTACTACAGATTATTTGCTGGGACAAAAACCTTATTCAATTATCAGTAGTTTACCTCTAGAACAATTAGATCTTACCAATATTGCAAACTTTTCAAAGGATGAGTTTGATATTTTGAAACATTCAATAGCAGTTTCGGTGGCAAGAAATAAAATAAAGGCAACAGAACTAAAAGATAGAGTTATAGAAAAAAATCAGTTGTCAGAAAAAGATGCAGAACTTTTGAATAAGATTTTTGAAGAAGTTAAAACTTATTGGGAAAATTAG
- a CDS encoding HAD family hydrolase, with protein sequence MQKIAFIWDLDGTLLDSYEAILSGIEETFAQFSIPYDKEKVREFILRYSVQDLLEKVAEERNLDAEVLNQVRAQSLAEKNAQVVLMPGAREVLAWADEAGIQQFVYTHKGDNAFAILRDLGLESYFKEILTSQSGFARKSSPEAATYLLDKYELDSEKTYYIGDRTLDVEFAQNSGLQSINFLESSYEVNHRIQALADIPRIF encoded by the coding sequence ATGCAAAAAATAGCCTTTATTTGGGATTTAGACGGGACTTTATTGGACTCTTACGAAGCGATTTTGTCAGGGATTGAGGAGACATTTGCTCAGTTTTCTATTCCTTATGATAAGGAAAAAGTGAGAGAGTTTATCCTCAGGTACTCTGTGCAGGACTTGCTGGAGAAGGTGGCAGAAGAGAGAAATCTGGATGCGGAAGTACTCAACCAGGTGCGTGCCCAAAGTCTGGCTGAGAAAAATGCCCAGGTAGTTTTGATGCCAGGTGCGCGTGAAGTGCTAGCTTGGGCAGACGAAGCAGGGATTCAGCAGTTTGTCTATACTCATAAGGGGGATAATGCTTTTGCCATTCTCAGAGACTTGGGGTTGGAATCCTATTTCAAAGAGATTTTAACCAGTCAGAGTGGCTTTGCGCGCAAGTCCAGTCCAGAAGCGGCGACCTATCTGCTAGACAAGTATGAGTTGGATTCTGAGAAGACCTATTATATAGGGGACCGGACTTTGGATGTGGAATTTGCCCAGAATAGTGGCCTTCAAAGCATCAACTTTTTAGAGTCTTCTTATGAAGTGAATCACAGGATTCAAGCACTGGCAGATATTCCTCGTATTTTCTAG
- a CDS encoding DMT family transporter, producing MSYFYLFIAIVGEILGTNLLKLSDGFTKPIPTVSALLSYGVCFYFLSLAMQKIPVGIAYATWSAVGLVLIASIAVMIFKETLNVYSIIGLILIIIGVVMVNLLGNAGH from the coding sequence ATGTCATACTTTTATCTTTTTATCGCCATTGTAGGAGAGATATTGGGAACTAACCTTTTGAAATTATCAGACGGTTTTACAAAGCCTATTCCAACCGTTTCTGCCCTACTTAGCTATGGCGTTTGTTTCTATTTCTTATCACTAGCAATGCAAAAAATTCCTGTAGGAATAGCTTATGCAACATGGTCAGCTGTCGGTTTAGTTTTGATAGCCTCTATCGCAGTAATGATTTTCAAAGAAACACTAAATGTTTATAGCATTATCGGTTTAATTTTGATTATCATTGGTGTTGTCATGGTTAACTTATTAGGAAATGCAGGACATTAA
- the tgt gene encoding tRNA guanosine(34) transglycosylase Tgt: MSDSPIKYRLIKKEKHTGARLGEIITPHGTFPTPMFMPVGTQATVKTQSPEELKEMGSGIILSNTYHLWLRPGDELIARAGGLHKFMNWDQPILTDSGGFQVYSLADSRNITEEGVTFKNHLNGSKMFLSPEKAISIQNNLGSDIMMSFDECPQFYQPYDYVKKSIERTSRWAERGLKAHRRPHDQGLFGIVQGAGFEDLRRQSAHDLVSMDFPGYSIGGLAVGETHEEMNAVLDFTTQLLPENKPRYLMGVGAPDSLIDGVIRGVDMFDCVLPTRIARNGTCMTSRGRLVVKNAQFAEDFTPLDPECDCYTCKNYTRAYLRHLLKADETFGIRLTSYHNLYFLLNLMKQVRQAIMDDNLLEFREYFVEKYGYNKSGRNF; this comes from the coding sequence ATGTCAGATTCACCAATCAAATACCGTTTGATTAAGAAAGAGAAACACACAGGAGCTCGTCTGGGAGAAATCATCACGCCGCACGGTACCTTCCCGACACCTATGTTTATGCCAGTTGGGACCCAAGCCACGGTCAAGACTCAATCACCAGAGGAGTTGAAGGAGATGGGTTCAGGGATTATCCTGTCAAACACCTATCACTTGTGGCTCCGTCCAGGAGACGAACTCATCGCACGCGCAGGCGGTCTCCACAAGTTCATGAACTGGGATCAGCCCATCTTGACGGATAGTGGTGGTTTTCAGGTTTATTCTCTAGCGGATAGTCGAAATATCACAGAAGAAGGAGTAACCTTTAAAAACCATCTCAATGGTTCCAAGATGTTCCTATCGCCAGAAAAGGCCATCTCTATCCAGAACAATCTGGGCTCAGACATCATGATGTCCTTTGACGAATGTCCTCAGTTTTACCAACCCTATGATTACGTTAAGAAATCAATCGAACGTACCAGCCGTTGGGCTGAGCGTGGTTTGAAGGCTCACCGTCGTCCGCATGACCAAGGCTTGTTTGGGATTGTGCAGGGGGCAGGATTTGAAGACCTTCGCCGTCAGTCAGCTCATGACCTTGTCAGCATGGATTTCCCAGGTTACTCTATCGGTGGCTTAGCAGTGGGGGAAACCCACGAAGAGATGAATGCAGTCTTGGACTTCACAACCCAACTTCTTCCTGAAAACAAACCTCGCTATTTGATGGGTGTGGGAGCGCCAGATAGCTTGATTGATGGTGTGATTCGTGGTGTGGATATGTTTGACTGTGTCTTGCCGACTCGTATCGCTCGTAACGGAACTTGTATGACCAGCCGAGGACGTTTGGTTGTCAAAAATGCCCAATTCGCTGAGGACTTTACGCCACTGGATCCTGAGTGTGATTGCTACACATGTAAGAACTATACACGCGCTTATCTTCGCCACCTACTCAAGGCAGACGAAACCTTTGGTATCCGCTTGACTAGTTACCACAATCTCTACTTCTTGCTCAATCTGATGAAGCAAGTGCGTCAAGCCATCATGGATGACAATCTCTTGGAATTTCGTGAGTATTTTGTAGAAAAATATGGCTACAACAAGTCAGGGCGCAATTTCTAA
- the thrC gene encoding threonine synthase, whose translation MTLVYQSTRDANNTVTASQAILQGLATDGGLFTPLTYPKVDLDFEKLKDASYQEVAKLVLSAFLDDFTAEELDYCINNAYDSKFDTPAIAPLVKLDGQYNLELFHGSTIAFKDMALSILPYFMTTAAKKHGLENKIVILTATSGDTGKAAMAGFADVPGTEIIVFYPKDGVSKVQELQMTTQTGGNTHVIAIDGNFDDAQTNVKHMFNDVALREKLAANKLQFSSANSMNIGRLVPQIVYYVYAYAQLVKTGEIVAGDKVNFTVPTGNFGNILAAFYAKQIGLPVGKLICASNDNNVLTDFFKTRVYDKKREFKVTTSPSMDILVSSNLERLIFHLLGNDAVKTAELMNALSTQGQYELTDFDAAILELFVAEYATEEETATEIKRVYDTDAYIEDPHTAVASAVYRKYQVATGDATKTVIASTASPYKFPVVAVEAVTGKSGLTDFEALAQLHDISGVAVPPAVDGLETAPVRHKTTVAAADMQAAVETYLGL comes from the coding sequence ATGACATTAGTTTATCAATCAACGCGTGATGCGAATAATACAGTAACTGCCAGTCAAGCTATTTTGCAAGGTTTGGCGACGGACGGAGGTCTCTTTACCCCTCTTACTTATCCAAAGGTGGATTTGGACTTTGAAAAATTGAAAGATGCTTCTTACCAAGAAGTGGCTAAGTTAGTTTTGTCAGCCTTTTTAGATGACTTTACAGCTGAGGAGTTGGACTACTGTATCAACAATGCCTACGATAGCAAGTTTGATACTCCAGCTATTGCGCCATTGGTGAAATTGGATGGGCAATACAACTTGGAATTGTTCCATGGTTCAACGATTGCCTTTAAGGATATGGCCTTGTCTATCTTGCCATACTTTATGACGACGGCCGCTAAAAAGCATGGTTTAGAGAACAAGATTGTCATTTTGACAGCGACATCTGGTGATACTGGAAAAGCGGCTATGGCAGGGTTTGCGGATGTACCTGGTACTGAGATTATCGTCTTTTATCCAAAGGATGGTGTCAGCAAGGTACAAGAGTTGCAAATGACTACTCAGACTGGCGGCAATACTCATGTTATCGCTATTGATGGAAACTTTGACGATGCGCAAACAAACGTGAAGCATATGTTTAATGATGTGGCTCTTCGTGAAAAATTGGCTGCCAATAAACTGCAATTTTCATCAGCTAACTCTATGAACATTGGTCGTTTGGTACCACAGATTGTTTATTATGTTTATGCCTACGCTCAGTTGGTCAAGACTGGTGAGATTGTGGCTGGTGATAAGGTCAACTTCACAGTACCAACAGGAAACTTTGGAAATATCTTGGCTGCCTTTTATGCCAAGCAAATTGGTCTGCCAGTTGGTAAATTGATCTGTGCTTCAAATGACAATAATGTTTTAACTGACTTCTTCAAGACACGTGTTTACGATAAGAAACGTGAGTTTAAAGTAACAACTAGTCCATCTATGGATATCTTGGTATCTTCAAACTTGGAGCGTTTGATTTTCCATCTTTTGGGGAATGATGCGGTTAAGACAGCTGAACTCATGAATGCCTTGAGTACACAAGGACAATATGAATTGACAGACTTTGATGCAGCGATTCTGGAACTCTTTGTAGCTGAATATGCGACTGAGGAAGAAACTGCGACAGAAATTAAACGTGTTTATGATACAGATGCCTACATCGAGGACCCACACACAGCTGTTGCCTCAGCTGTTTATAGAAAATACCAAGTGGCTACTGGCGATGCGACTAAGACAGTGATTGCTTCAACAGCTAGTCCATACAAGTTCCCAGTGGTTGCCGTAGAAGCGGTAACAGGAAAATCAGGCTTAACTGACTTTGAAGCCTTGGCTCAATTACATGACATTTCAGGAGTGGCAGTGCCACCAGCGGTTGATGGGCTTGAAACAGCTCCGGTTCGTCATAAAACAACAGTGGCAGCTGCTGACATGCAAGCAGCGGTGGAGACTTATCTAGGACTTTAA
- a CDS encoding LysM peptidoglycan-binding domain-containing protein codes for MKKRIILASTVALSLAPTLGAKAQEISWTARSVEQIQNDVTKNENKNSYTVQYGDTLSTIAEALGVDVTVLANLNKIINMDLIFPDTVLTTTVNEAEEVTEVEIQAPQADASEEVTTATADLTTNQVTVDEQTVQVEDLSQPIEEAPTATETEKPAEVAPSSEVSETATVAEEKPSTETPVAEETAETTPAAAPVAETPVAETTSPVEEAPKVATPATEETAATTPAEAPVAAAPATETPADTTGTSAAEETAASTATSDTVTSTYQAEQSQTPSRTYSAPAAPDYAGLAVAKSENAGLQPQTAAFKEEVANLFGITSFSGYRPGDSGDHGKGLAIDFMVPVSSALGDQIAEYAVKNMASRGINYIIWKQRFYAPYDSKYGPAYTWNPMPDRGSVTENHYDHVHVSMN; via the coding sequence ATGAAGAAAAGAATTATTTTAGCCTCAACAGTAGCCTTATCTCTTGCTCCCACATTAGGAGCGAAAGCTCAAGAAATCTCTTGGACAGCACGTAGCGTTGAGCAAATCCAAAATGATGTGACGAAAAACGAGAACAAAAACAGCTATACAGTTCAGTATGGTGATACCCTGAGCACGATTGCAGAAGCTTTGGGAGTAGATGTGACGGTTCTTGCTAATTTGAACAAAATCATCAATATGGACTTGATTTTCCCAGATACTGTCCTCACTACAACTGTCAATGAGGCAGAAGAGGTAACGGAAGTTGAAATCCAAGCTCCTCAAGCAGATGCTAGTGAAGAAGTGACGACTGCGACAGCTGATTTGACGACGAATCAAGTAACAGTCGATGAACAAACAGTTCAAGTGGAAGATCTTTCTCAACCAATTGAGGAAGCTCCAACTGCAACAGAGACTGAAAAACCAGCAGAAGTAGCGCCAAGTTCAGAAGTTTCTGAGACAGCGACAGTTGCTGAAGAGAAACCATCTACAGAAACACCAGTAGCTGAAGAAACAGCAGAAACGACTCCAGCGGCAGCACCAGTAGCAGAAACACCAGTAGCAGAAACAACTAGTCCAGTTGAAGAAGCTCCAAAAGTGGCGACTCCAGCGACCGAAGAAACGGCAGCAACAACTCCAGCAGAAGCACCAGTAGCAGCTGCGCCGGCAACTGAAACGCCTGCTGATACAACAGGAACAAGTGCAGCAGAAGAAACAGCAGCATCAACAGCAACTTCTGACACTGTAACTTCGACTTATCAAGCAGAGCAAAGCCAAACTCCTTCAAGAACGTATTCAGCTCCAGCGGCTCCTGACTATGCAGGACTTGCTGTAGCTAAGTCTGAGAATGCTGGTCTTCAACCACAAACTGCAGCCTTTAAAGAAGAAGTAGCCAACTTATTTGGGATTACATCCTTTAGTGGCTACCGTCCTGGTGACAGTGGGGACCATGGTAAAGGATTGGCCATCGACTTTATGGTCCCAGTGAGTTCAGCACTCGGAGATCAAATTGCAGAATATGCAGTCAAAAATATGGCTAGCCGTGGTATCAACTATATCATCTGGAAGCAACGTTTCTACGCTCCATATGATAGTAAATATGGACCAGCCTACACGTGGAATCCAATGCCGGATCGTGGTAGTGTGACCGAAAACCACTATGACCACGTTCACGTATCAATGAACTAA
- a CDS encoding DUF975 family protein, with amino-acid sequence MKYPKIDLKTIRLQARQFQAENPRLFLVYLLPSILVILSGFLNPLARLQESVLEQSFFSMLAQVLQAYLFPLVVSFMSTIFLVGAAFATLRLLKDPDTELSVKSSLALFAEERFSQTFLTLLLKRFYLFLWSIPNLVGIYFLFYSNLLARRFVALHPEFPKLDLSSIENEQFLMTFGLYFFASLILMIVGNALYIPQHYAYSQVEFLLCDTLDLGQAKPSQILKTSRFLVKGYKFQRFVLDLQLLPWYFLNWITFGIASFSILPYIQNNHIFFYRALLARKRRNG; translated from the coding sequence ATGAAATACCCAAAAATTGATTTAAAAACTATTCGTCTGCAGGCTAGGCAATTTCAGGCTGAAAATCCCCGCCTCTTTCTGGTCTATCTCTTACCTAGCATACTGGTTATCTTGTCAGGCTTTCTCAACCCCTTGGCTCGTCTCCAAGAAAGTGTTTTAGAGCAATCCTTTTTCAGCATGCTGGCACAAGTTCTCCAAGCCTATCTCTTCCCGCTAGTAGTTTCTTTTATGAGCACGATTTTTCTAGTAGGTGCTGCCTTTGCGACACTCCGACTCCTCAAGGATCCTGATACGGAACTCTCAGTAAAATCAAGCCTGGCCCTCTTTGCTGAAGAGCGCTTCTCGCAAACCTTCCTAACTCTGCTCCTCAAACGTTTCTACCTCTTTTTATGGAGCATTCCAAACTTAGTAGGCATTTATTTCCTCTTTTATAGCAATCTCTTGGCTAGAAGATTTGTTGCCCTACATCCTGAGTTTCCAAAACTAGACCTCTCATCTATTGAAAACGAGCAATTCCTTATGACCTTTGGGCTCTACTTTTTTGCGAGCCTCATCTTGATGATTGTAGGAAATGCCCTCTATATCCCGCAACATTACGCCTACTCGCAGGTAGAATTCCTCCTCTGCGACACTCTAGATTTAGGGCAGGCTAAACCCAGTCAAATCCTGAAAACCAGTCGTTTCTTGGTGAAAGGTTACAAATTTCAACGCTTTGTCCTCGATTTACAACTACTTCCTTGGTACTTCCTCAATTGGATTACTTTTGGAATTGCTAGTTTTTCAATCCTTCCCTATATCCAAAACAATCATATCTTCTTTTACAGAGCCCTACTAGCCCGTAAACGTCGAAATGGATAA
- a CDS encoding acyltransferase family protein translates to MRIKWFSLIRITGLLLVLLYHFFQTIFPGGFFGVDVFFTFSGFLITSLLLEEFGKARQIDLLGFFKRRFYRIVPPVVLMVLVTMPFTFLVRQDYVAGIGGQVAGVLGFMTNFYEMLTGGSYESQFIPHLFVHNWSLAVEVHYYILWGLAVWFLSKRSKSSSQLRGMVFLLSAGAFIISFFSMFIGSLMASSYSSVYFSSLTHVYPFFLGSILATVVGVRQTSDLVKQFDRMWDLRQNLLVFIAGLLVLVLLTFFVKFTYLFAYLFGFLLASLAAVTMIFAARVLHEKTPEIQEPRIITFLADTSYAVYLFHWPFYIIFSQLMSNLPAVILTIIFSYFFAILSFYIIEPLIAGKSNPLIRKISRLPHIKPISATGAGILTLITLIIIAVAPQVGAFETDLMVNGFKQAQTNIGQTKTLAEQAELSRLGISEGTSLIGDSVALRANTALQEALPEANINAQVSRTTKQANDIMLNNSQNKALLKTVVIATGVNNPEGYKNDLDSIVNNLPKGHHLILVTPYEGDKSKDTYASVEQYAAYARELAEKNPYVSIADWNKVAKEHPEIWAGTDQVHFGNDSNMIEEGAKLYAETIAAAVKAAQELPVKSK, encoded by the coding sequence ATGCGTATTAAATGGTTTTCCTTGATTAGGATTACAGGTTTACTTTTGGTGCTTTTGTACCACTTCTTTCAAACAATCTTTCCTGGAGGCTTCTTTGGGGTAGATGTCTTTTTCACTTTTTCAGGATTTTTGATCACCTCCCTCCTTTTAGAAGAATTTGGGAAGGCACGCCAGATCGATTTACTAGGCTTTTTTAAGAGACGGTTTTATCGTATCGTGCCACCTGTGGTGCTGATGGTTTTGGTGACCATGCCTTTTACTTTCTTGGTTCGTCAAGACTATGTTGCTGGAATTGGTGGCCAGGTTGCTGGAGTTCTCGGTTTTATGACCAACTTCTACGAAATGTTAACAGGGGGAAGTTATGAATCCCAGTTCATTCCGCATCTCTTTGTTCACAACTGGAGCCTAGCTGTTGAGGTTCACTACTATATCCTTTGGGGCTTAGCGGTTTGGTTCTTATCGAAACGTTCAAAATCTAGTAGTCAATTGAGAGGGATGGTCTTTCTCCTTTCTGCGGGAGCTTTTATCATTAGTTTTTTCTCCATGTTTATTGGTAGTCTAATGGCTAGTTCCTATTCATCTGTCTACTTTTCAAGTTTGACCCATGTCTATCCCTTCTTTTTAGGAAGCATTTTGGCGACAGTTGTGGGGGTTCGTCAGACGAGCGATTTAGTCAAGCAATTTGACCGGATGTGGGACCTTCGTCAAAATCTACTGGTGTTTATTGCGGGGCTTTTGGTGTTAGTGCTCTTGACTTTCTTTGTCAAGTTCACCTACCTGTTTGCGTACTTATTTGGCTTCTTGCTAGCAAGTTTAGCGGCAGTGACCATGATTTTTGCTGCGCGTGTCTTGCATGAGAAAACGCCTGAGATACAAGAACCTCGGATCATCACATTTTTAGCGGATACCAGCTACGCGGTTTATCTTTTCCACTGGCCTTTTTATATTATCTTTTCTCAGCTGATGAGTAATCTGCCTGCTGTTATTCTGACAATCATCTTTTCTTATTTCTTTGCTATCCTATCCTTCTATATTATTGAGCCGTTGATTGCCGGTAAATCCAATCCTTTAATACGGAAGATTAGTCGATTACCTCATATTAAACCAATTAGTGCTACTGGTGCTGGCATTCTTACCTTGATTACCTTGATTATCATAGCTGTGGCTCCTCAAGTTGGAGCTTTTGAGACAGACTTGATGGTCAATGGTTTCAAACAAGCCCAGACCAATATAGGACAAACAAAGACTCTTGCTGAACAAGCTGAACTGAGTCGTCTAGGAATTTCTGAGGGAACAAGCCTAATAGGAGATTCGGTAGCCTTGCGTGCCAATACAGCTTTACAAGAGGCACTTCCTGAAGCAAATATCAATGCCCAAGTTAGTCGAACGACCAAGCAAGCCAATGACATCATGCTCAACAACAGTCAGAACAAGGCGCTGCTAAAAACAGTTGTCATTGCAACGGGGGTCAACAATCCTGAAGGCTATAAGAATGATTTGGACAGCATCGTTAACAATCTACCGAAAGGACACCATCTGATACTGGTGACACCTTATGAGGGAGACAAGAGCAAGGACACTTATGCATCAGTGGAGCAGTATGCGGCTTATGCGAGAGAATTAGCTGAAAAGAATCCTTACGTGAGCATCGCTGACTGGAATAAGGTCGCTAAGGAACACCCTGAAATCTGGGCTGGAACCGACCAAGTCCACTTTGGGAATGATAGCAACATGATTGAAGAAGGTGCTAAACTCTATGCAGAGACGATTGCAGCTGCTGTTAAGGCTGCTCAAGAACTACCTGTAAAATCAAAATAA
- a CDS encoding MATE family efflux transporter has product MFKKNKDILNIALPAMGENFLQMLMGMVDSYLVAHLGLIAISGVSVAGNIITIYQAIFIALGAAISSVISKSLGQKDQSKLAYHVTEALKITLLLSALLGALSLFAGQEMIGLLGTEQDVAESGGLYLSLVGGSIVLLGLMTSLGALIRATHNPRLPLYVSLLSNALNILFSSLAIFVLDMGIAGVAWGTILSRLVGLVILWSQLKLPFEKPTFGLDKELLTLALPAAGERLMMRAGDVVIIALVVSFGTEAVAGNAVGEVLTQFNYMPAFGVAMATVMQVARAVGEDNWERVDDLSKQTFWLSLLLMLPLTLSIYALGTPLTHLYTTDPVAVEASVLVALFSLLGTPMATGTVIYTAVWQGLGNASLPFYATSIGMWCIRIGTAYLMGIVLGWGLPGIWAGTLLDNGFRWLFLRYRYQRYMMLKG; this is encoded by the coding sequence TTGTTTAAGAAAAATAAAGACATTCTTAATATTGCATTGCCAGCTATGGGTGAAAACTTTTTGCAGATGCTCATGGGAATGGTGGACAGCTACTTGGTCGCCCACTTGGGCTTGATCGCTATTTCAGGTGTTTCAGTGGCTGGCAATATTATCACGATTTACCAGGCGATTTTTATCGCTCTGGGAGCTGCTATTTCCAGTGTTATTTCAAAAAGTTTGGGGCAGAAAGATCAGTCCAAGTTGGCTTATCACGTGACAGAGGCTCTCAAGATAACCCTATTGCTGAGTGCACTTTTAGGCGCCTTATCGCTCTTTGCTGGGCAAGAGATGATAGGACTCTTGGGCACTGAGCAGGATGTGGCCGAGAGTGGTGGACTCTACCTATCTTTGGTAGGCGGATCGATTGTTCTCTTGGGCTTGATGACGAGTCTAGGTGCCTTGATTCGTGCAACGCATAATCCGCGTCTACCCCTCTATGTGAGTCTTTTATCCAATGCCTTGAATATTCTTTTTTCAAGTCTAGCTATTTTTGTCCTTGATATGGGGATAGCAGGTGTTGCTTGGGGGACTATCTTGTCTCGCTTAGTCGGTCTTGTGATTTTGTGGTCGCAATTAAAGCTACCTTTTGAGAAACCGACTTTTGGTTTAGATAAGGAACTATTGACTTTGGCTTTGCCAGCGGCAGGAGAACGTCTCATGATGCGGGCTGGAGATGTAGTGATCATTGCCTTGGTTGTTTCTTTTGGGACGGAGGCAGTAGCGGGAAATGCAGTCGGAGAAGTCTTGACCCAGTTTAACTATATGCCTGCCTTTGGCGTCGCTATGGCGACGGTCATGCAGGTAGCTCGAGCAGTTGGAGAGGATAACTGGGAAAGAGTAGATGATTTGAGCAAGCAAACCTTTTGGCTTTCCCTGCTTCTCATGTTGCCCTTAACTCTCAGTATCTATGCCTTGGGGACACCATTGACTCATCTCTATACGACCGACCCTGTAGCGGTCGAAGCGAGCGTTTTGGTTGCACTGTTCTCTCTACTAGGAACCCCCATGGCGACAGGGACAGTTATTTATACGGCAGTTTGGCAGGGCTTGGGAAATGCTAGCCTCCCCTTTTATGCGACAAGTATTGGGATGTGGTGTATCCGCATTGGGACAGCTTATCTGATGGGTATTGTTCTTGGTTGGGGCTTGCCTGGTATTTGGGCAGGGACTCTCTTGGATAATGGTTTTCGTTGGTTATTTCTACGTTACCGTTACCAGCGTTATATGATGTTGAAAGGATAG